A genomic window from Streptomyces mirabilis includes:
- the ligA gene encoding NAD-dependent DNA ligase LigA yields the protein MAGMTTPAAVIVDVAAYAQAVEDAVKASAAYYAGGTSVLDDDTYDRLVRGIAAWESAHPDEVLPDSPTGKVAGGAVEGDVPHTVPMLSLDNVFSPEEFTAWTASLARRIGHDVTRFGVEPKLDGLAIAARYTRGRLTRLITRGDGTAGEDVSHAIGTVEGLPAELTEPVTVEVRGEVLMTTAQFEHANEVRTAHGGQPFANPRNAAAGTLRAKDRAYTVPMTFFGYALLPLPGTEEALAARLGEAAHSELMARCGELGVNTTAVTVVPGTTAETAEQVLARVKEIAALRAELPFGIDGIVIKADLAADQEAAGSGSRAPRWAIAYKLPAVEKITRLLEVEWNVGRTGIIAPRAVLEPVEIDGSTITYATLHNPADITRRDLRLGDHVMVHRAGDVIPRVEAPVAHLRTGEERPIVFPEVCPRCGSAIDTSEQRWRCENGRNCHLVAALSYAAGRDQLDIEGLGHTRVVQLVEAGLVADLADVFALTRGHLLALERMGETSTDNLLAAIGAAKGQPLSRVLCALGVRGTGRSMSRRIARYFATMDHIRAADAEAMQRVEGIGTEKAPSIVAELAELAPLIDKLTAAGVNMTEPGATPPVTADDTDTGALGAEPAGGPLTGMAVVVTGAMTGPLEKLSRNQMNELIERAGGRSSSSVSKKTTLVVAGEGAGSKRAKAEDLGIRLVAPDEFATLVADYVD from the coding sequence ATGGCGGGCATGACAACACCAGCCGCAGTGATCGTGGATGTTGCCGCCTACGCGCAGGCGGTCGAGGACGCCGTGAAGGCTTCGGCCGCCTACTACGCGGGCGGCACGTCAGTACTGGACGACGACACCTACGACCGGCTCGTGCGGGGCATCGCGGCGTGGGAGTCGGCTCATCCCGACGAGGTGCTGCCCGACTCACCCACCGGGAAGGTCGCCGGTGGCGCCGTGGAGGGCGATGTCCCGCACACGGTGCCCATGTTGAGCCTGGACAACGTGTTCTCGCCGGAGGAGTTCACCGCCTGGACCGCGTCGCTGGCCCGGCGGATCGGCCATGATGTCACACGGTTCGGTGTCGAGCCGAAGCTCGACGGGCTCGCGATCGCCGCCCGGTACACCCGTGGTCGCCTCACCCGGCTGATCACGCGTGGCGACGGGACGGCCGGGGAGGACGTCTCGCACGCCATCGGCACCGTCGAAGGCCTCCCGGCCGAACTCACCGAACCGGTCACGGTGGAGGTGCGCGGCGAAGTCCTGATGACCACCGCCCAGTTCGAGCACGCCAACGAGGTACGCACCGCGCACGGCGGCCAGCCGTTCGCGAACCCGCGCAACGCCGCGGCGGGCACGCTGCGCGCCAAGGACCGCGCCTACACCGTGCCGATGACCTTCTTCGGCTATGCCCTGCTGCCGCTGCCCGGCACTGAGGAAGCCCTCGCGGCACGGCTGGGCGAGGCCGCGCACAGCGAGCTGATGGCCCGGTGCGGCGAGCTCGGCGTGAACACCACCGCCGTCACCGTCGTGCCCGGGACCACGGCGGAGACCGCCGAGCAGGTCCTGGCCCGGGTCAAGGAGATCGCCGCGCTTCGGGCGGAGTTGCCGTTCGGGATCGACGGGATAGTCATCAAGGCCGACCTCGCCGCCGATCAGGAGGCCGCCGGATCCGGTTCGCGTGCGCCGCGTTGGGCGATCGCCTACAAGCTGCCCGCCGTGGAGAAGATCACCCGGCTGCTGGAGGTGGAGTGGAACGTGGGCCGCACCGGCATCATCGCTCCGCGCGCGGTCCTCGAACCGGTCGAGATCGACGGCTCCACCATCACCTACGCGACCCTCCACAACCCTGCCGACATCACCCGCCGCGACCTGCGTCTGGGCGACCACGTGATGGTCCACCGCGCCGGGGACGTGATTCCCCGCGTCGAAGCCCCCGTCGCCCATCTGCGCACCGGCGAGGAGCGGCCGATCGTCTTCCCCGAGGTGTGCCCGCGGTGCGGCTCCGCCATCGACACCAGCGAGCAGCGCTGGCGCTGCGAGAACGGCCGCAACTGCCATCTGGTCGCCGCCCTCTCGTACGCCGCGGGCCGCGACCAGCTCGACATCGAGGGCCTGGGTCACACCCGTGTCGTCCAGCTCGTCGAGGCCGGCCTGGTCGCCGATCTGGCCGACGTGTTCGCCCTCACGCGCGGCCACCTCCTCGCCCTGGAACGGATGGGTGAGACCAGCACCGACAATCTCCTCGCGGCGATCGGCGCCGCCAAGGGGCAGCCGTTGTCGCGGGTGCTGTGCGCGCTCGGCGTCCGCGGCACGGGTCGCTCCATGTCCCGTCGTATCGCCCGGTACTTCGCGACCATGGACCACATCCGTGCCGCCGACGCCGAAGCGATGCAGCGGGTCGAGGGCATCGGCACGGAGAAGGCCCCGTCCATCGTGGCCGAACTCGCCGAACTCGCCCCCCTCATCGACAAGCTCACCGCGGCCGGGGTCAACATGACCGAGCCCGGTGCCACTCCGCCCGTCACCGCCGACGACACCGACACCGGCGCCCTGGGCGCGGAGCCGGCGGGCGGGCCGCTGACCGGGATGGCGGTCGTCGTCACCGGAGCGATGACCGGCCCGCTGGAGAAGCTCAGCCGCAACCAGATGAACGAACTCATCGAGCGCGCCGGTGGCCGCTCCTCCTCCAGCGTCTCCAAGAAGACCACGCTGGTCGTCGCCGGCGAAGGCGCAGGATCCAAGCGCGCCAAGGCCGAGGACCTCGGCATCCGGCTGGTCGCACCCGACGAGTTCGCGACTCTGGTCGCCGACTACGTCGACTGA